One Meriones unguiculatus strain TT.TT164.6M chromosome 5, Bangor_MerUng_6.1, whole genome shotgun sequence DNA segment encodes these proteins:
- the M6pr gene encoding cation-dependent mannose-6-phosphate receptor — translation MFPFSGCWRTELLLLLLAVAVRESWQAEEKSCDLVGEKDKESEREVALLERLRPLFNKSFESTVGQGSDIYSYKFRVCREAGNHSSGAGLVQISKNNGKETVVGRINETHVFNGSNWIMLIYKGGDEYDNHCGKEQRRAVVMISCNRHTLADNFNPVSEERGKVQDCFYLFEMDSSLACSPEASHLSVGSILLVIFASLVAVYIIGGFLYQRLVVGAKGMEQFPHLAFWQDLGNLVADGCDFVCRSKPRNVPAAYRGVGDDQLGEESEERDDHLLPM, via the exons ATGTTCCCCTTCTCCGGCTGCTGGAGGACTGAACTGTTGTTGCTACTCCTAGCTGTGGCTGTGAGAGAATCCTGGCAAGCAGAAGAAAAATCTTGTGACCTGGTAGGAGAAAAGGATaaggagtcagagagagaggtGGCTCTCCTGGAGAGGTTACGGCCGCTGTTTAACAAAAG TTTTGAGAGTACTGTGGGCCAGGGCTCAGACATATACAGCTACAAATTCCGAGTATGCCGGGAAGCTGGCAACCACTCCTCTGGAGCAGGCCTGGTGCAGATCAGCAAAAACAATGGGAAAGAGACGGTGGTTGGGCGAATCAACGAGACTCACGTCTTCAATGGAA GTAATTGGATCATGCTGATATATAAAGGGGGTGACGAATACGACAACCACTGTGGCAAAGAGCAGCGGCGTGCAGTGGTGATGATCTCCTGCAATCGGCACACGCTAGCG GACAATTTTAACCCAGTGTCTGAAGAACGAGGCAAAGTTCAAGATTGTTTCTACCTCTTTGAAATGGATAGCAGCCTAGCCTGTTCACCAGAGGCCTCACACCTCAGTGTGGGCTCCATCTTACTTGTCAT aTTTGCATCACTGGTTGCTGTCTACATCATTGGGGGTTTCTTATACCAGCGACTGGTAGTGGGAGCCAAGGGAATGGAGCAGTTTCCTCATTTGGCTTTCTGGCAAGATCTTGGCAACCTGGTAGCT GATGGCTGTGACTTTGTGTGCCGCTCAAAACCCCGTAATGTACCTGCTGCGTATCGTGGAGTTGGGGATGACCAGCTGGGGGAAGAGTCAGAAGAAAGGGATGATCATTTGCTACCAATGTGA